The Prochlorococcus sp. MIT 1300 genome has a window encoding:
- a CDS encoding DUF3493 domain-containing protein — translation MSFASLSKLSSSSEPKLTPELRERLLRESKHPLRGLRRALWVALFGSASIGAFVMTFRGLAGDAVSYRDIYIQIGALIIFGGLLWLDRSEK, via the coding sequence ATGTCTTTTGCATCATTGAGCAAACTCTCATCTTCTTCTGAACCCAAGCTAACCCCTGAGTTGCGGGAAAGACTCTTAAGGGAGTCCAAGCATCCTTTAAGAGGTTTAAGAAGGGCTCTTTGGGTCGCCTTATTTGGGTCAGCCTCTATTGGAGCTTTTGTGATGACTTTTAGAGGGTTGGCTGGTGATGCCGTCTCTTATCGAGATATCTATATCCAAATAGGAGCGTTGATTATCTTTGGTGGATTGCTTTGGTTGGACCGTTCTGAAAAATGA